One window from the genome of Candidatus Synechococcus calcipolaris G9 encodes:
- a CDS encoding DUF2339 domain-containing protein encodes MEDESNLHQRIEQLEKRVAHLQQSLNQLQAAFIQQDIAPSLELPPSAQSDPSGPASAPRQSPGQPPVPPTVRAAHSEYLAEDLEQVPVIGSTPAPPSPSVARSVSPLNPTDWLQNWETWLNRLGIGLLLLGIGFLFMYAVEQGWLTSYVLVVLGLLIGAAFMGLGWRLRQQRPAFSQIFQGGGLATFYITGFAAFQFLNVFPLALAFPFMVLVTIGAFFIALKQQKAVFSVLGAIGGLATPFLLYSDDGNPGSLAIYTLLLLAGSLAVYWKQRWRSLLWTTFFLGWIVLLIAVSSAMGLVNGSGDRWVIQWVMGLTWLGYGLLPPLGQFGFRQRRRDANPSSLPQPSPSQLPSRVASGWQQGELIALVNPFFGLGWSALLWGWSESTAGWAFLAAGLVYFSLSFAWRSLPTSWRLLYLFTGLFLLLMAILLHLGGKNIVLVPLAGEALILHWLGHRYRSRWLTAIAHLFWAALGATLLGRLIAFSPVKPLIINPQSVIDLTVLGAAVVSARWLGSSTRTVYYILAHLLLLAWFQREFNVVAPGLVTFLWGLYGMGILVVGLRWDKQTARIVALLTLIVTIVRLFIIDLIDLEPIWRVLLFMGFGVLFLGVSYYFRALWRPTPSALSSTMQENRPPSSEDTSP; translated from the coding sequence ATGGAAGATGAGTCAAACCTGCATCAGCGCATTGAGCAGCTAGAGAAAAGGGTTGCCCATCTTCAGCAATCTTTGAATCAATTACAAGCAGCGTTTATTCAGCAAGATATAGCTCCATCTTTAGAATTGCCTCCATCTGCGCAATCAGACCCTTCCGGGCCAGCTAGTGCTCCCAGGCAATCCCCCGGTCAACCACCGGTTCCCCCAACTGTTCGAGCGGCGCATTCAGAATATCTGGCAGAAGACCTGGAGCAAGTCCCAGTGATTGGATCGACACCGGCTCCCCCATCTCCATCCGTTGCCAGGAGTGTCTCTCCCCTTAATCCGACGGATTGGTTACAAAACTGGGAAACTTGGCTGAATCGCTTGGGGATTGGTTTGCTCCTCTTGGGCATTGGTTTTTTGTTTATGTATGCCGTGGAGCAGGGCTGGCTAACATCCTATGTTTTGGTTGTTCTGGGGCTATTAATTGGGGCTGCCTTTATGGGGTTGGGCTGGCGATTGCGTCAACAGCGTCCGGCGTTTAGTCAGATTTTTCAGGGGGGTGGGCTGGCTACGTTTTACATTACCGGGTTTGCTGCCTTTCAGTTTCTCAATGTGTTTCCCCTGGCTTTGGCTTTTCCCTTTATGGTTTTAGTGACCATAGGCGCGTTTTTCATTGCCTTAAAACAACAAAAGGCTGTTTTTTCGGTGTTGGGGGCTATTGGTGGATTAGCAACGCCTTTTTTACTCTATAGCGATGATGGTAATCCTGGCAGTTTAGCTATTTATACTCTCTTGCTTTTGGCGGGAAGTTTGGCGGTCTATTGGAAGCAACGTTGGCGATCTCTCCTATGGACGACATTTTTTTTGGGTTGGATCGTTCTTTTAATTGCCGTCTCATCGGCCATGGGTTTAGTCAATGGCAGCGGCGATCGCTGGGTAATTCAATGGGTTATGGGGTTAACCTGGCTGGGCTATGGTCTGTTGCCCCCCTTAGGTCAGTTTGGCTTTCGGCAGCGACGGCGAGACGCAAATCCTTCATCTTTACCCCAACCCTCTCCATCTCAGTTGCCCTCTAGGGTCGCTTCAGGGTGGCAGCAGGGGGAACTCATTGCCTTAGTGAATCCCTTTTTTGGGTTAGGTTGGTCAGCCCTGCTGTGGGGGTGGTCTGAATCTACGGCGGGGTGGGCCTTTCTTGCCGCTGGGTTAGTGTATTTTAGCTTGAGCTTTGCCTGGCGATCGCTACCCACGAGTTGGCGACTGTTGTACCTATTCACCGGGTTATTTTTGCTCTTGATGGCTATTTTGCTCCACCTTGGCGGCAAAAACATTGTTCTGGTTCCCTTAGCCGGTGAAGCCTTGATTTTGCATTGGCTGGGCCATCGTTATCGCTCTAGGTGGTTGACGGCGATCGCCCATCTGTTTTGGGCCGCCTTAGGGGCAACCCTATTGGGCCGTCTAATCGCATTTTCGCCAGTGAAGCCCCTCATTATTAACCCCCAGTCAGTCATTGATTTAACGGTTCTAGGGGCCGCTGTGGTCAGTGCCCGTTGGTTAGGTTCCTCTACCCGTACCGTTTACTACATCCTGGCCCATCTGTTACTCTTAGCCTGGTTTCAGCGGGAATTTAATGTCGTCGCCCCCGGTTTAGTCACGTTCCTGTGGGGCCTCTATGGCATGGGTATCCTGGTCGTTGGTCTCCGCTGGGATAAACAAACCGCCCGTATTGTTGCCCTACTCACATTGATTGTGACGATTGTGCGACTATTTATCATTGACCTCATTGACTTGGAACCGATTTGGCGGGTGCTACTATTTATGGGCTTTGGTGTGTTGTTCCTAGGGGTCAGTTACTATTTCCGGGCTTTGTGGCGACCAACCCCATCTGCCCTATCCTCTACAATGCAAGAAAACCGTCCCCCATCTTCTGAAGATACCTCCCCTTAA
- a CDS encoding type II toxin-antitoxin system PemK/MazF family toxin: MLRMMYMPSFFKHDVILIRYPFTDLSSSKVRPAVVVSTSHPSQDILITPLTSKTSSLLAGEFVLSEWAAAGLNVATAVKRGVYTLHERLVIKMIGQLAKVDTDRLEQSLRDWLGL; the protein is encoded by the coding sequence ATGCTGAGGATGATGTATATGCCCAGCTTCTTCAAACATGATGTAATCTTGATACGCTATCCCTTCACAGACTTGTCCAGTTCAAAGGTAAGACCTGCTGTTGTGGTCAGTACATCACACCCATCTCAAGACATTCTCATTACTCCGTTAACAAGCAAAACGAGTTCACTACTGGCAGGAGAGTTTGTATTATCTGAGTGGGCAGCAGCAGGGCTAAACGTAGCAACCGCAGTCAAGAGGGGTGTGTACACCCTGCATGAACGTTTGGTCATCAAAATGATCGGTCAACTGGCTAAGGTTGATACTGACCGGCTTGAACAATCCTTGCGAGATTGGTTAGGTTTGTAG
- a CDS encoding phosphoribosylanthranilate isomerase, with protein MFKNIQVKICGLTSLEQAQAIAARGVTALGFICLDRSPRYIDPGAIAKILQALPNSLLTVGVFVNHSLDEIYDIAHHTGLKGLQLHGNESVEFCQALRHALPEQVLIKAIQVRDAQALERAKTYDQTVDILLLDAYHPQQWGGTGQVLDWSLLQTFQPACPWWLAGGLKPENIHQALTMANPQGVDVSSGVERSPGIKDIFLVEQLLDTLTEANYRLNNYP; from the coding sequence ATGTTTAAGAATATACAAGTTAAAATCTGTGGCCTCACGTCCCTGGAGCAGGCCCAAGCGATCGCTGCTAGGGGAGTGACGGCCCTAGGATTTATTTGCCTGGATCGATCCCCCCGCTACATTGATCCGGGGGCGATCGCCAAAATTCTTCAGGCGTTACCCAACTCCCTCCTGACTGTGGGGGTATTTGTAAATCACTCCCTAGATGAAATTTATGATATTGCCCACCATACTGGCCTCAAGGGACTGCAACTCCACGGGAATGAGTCCGTAGAATTTTGCCAGGCCCTCCGCCATGCTTTGCCGGAACAGGTATTGATTAAGGCCATTCAAGTCAGGGATGCCCAAGCCCTAGAGCGTGCTAAAACCTATGATCAAACCGTTGATATTCTCCTTTTAGATGCCTACCATCCGCAGCAGTGGGGGGGGACGGGACAAGTGTTGGATTGGTCGTTGTTACAAACCTTTCAGCCCGCCTGTCCCTGGTGGTTAGCGGGAGGATTGAAGCCGGAAAATATTCATCAGGCCCTAACCATGGCCAACCCCCAGGGAGTTGATGTATCCAGTGGTGTGGAGCGATCGCCGGGGATTAAGGATATCTTCCTTGTGGAACAGTTACTTGATACCCTCACGGAAGCAAACTATAGATTAAATAATTACCCTTAG
- the trxA gene encoding thioredoxin — protein MSSALSVTDATFKEEVLDSELPVLVDFWAPWCGPCRMVAPVVEEIASQYVDKVKVVKVNTDENSKVATDYGIRSIPTLMIFKGGQKVDLLVGAVPKTKIEATLEQFI, from the coding sequence ATGTCCAGCGCGTTATCGGTTACAGATGCCACATTCAAGGAAGAAGTTCTGGATAGCGAGTTGCCCGTCTTAGTAGATTTCTGGGCCCCTTGGTGTGGCCCCTGCCGGATGGTGGCTCCGGTGGTGGAAGAAATTGCCAGTCAGTATGTCGATAAGGTCAAAGTGGTTAAGGTCAATACCGACGAGAACTCCAAAGTCGCCACAGATTACGGGATTCGCAGTATCCCGACCCTAATGATTTTTAAGGGAGGTCAAAAGGTTGACCTCTTAGTCGGTGCGGTGCCCAAAACCAAAATTGAAGCGACCTTAGAGCAATTTATCTAA
- the speA gene encoding biosynthetic arginine decarboxylase has protein sequence MSSEKQILSSESESSWTIEDSENLYRIEGWGDPYFGINAAGHVTVSPRGDRGGSLDLLELVQALRQRNIGLPLLLRFSDILEDRIERLNACFAKAIARYGYNGTYRGVFPVKCNQQRHLIADLIQFGQPHQFGLEAGSKPELLIALAMLTTPSSTTLPGPLLICNGYKDRGYIETAILARRLGHTPIIVLEQPEEVSLVIQASQTLGVSPILGIRAKLSAQGVGRWGTSAGDRAKFGLTIPEILAAVAQLRQAGMLDALQLLHFHIGSQISAISVIKDALREAGQIYGELVRLGANMAYLDVGGGLGVDYDGSKTNFHASKNYSMQNYASDVVAEIKEACAERNIPVPTLISESGRAIASHQSVLIFDVLGTSNVPTRIPEAAESQEHLIIRNLYETYQGIDVHNYQEAYNDALQFKNEAISLFNFGYLGLQERGRAESLFWACCAKILAIARQQDYVPDDLEDLEKIMASIYYINLSVFQSVPDSWAIDQLFPIMPIHRLDQEPTERGILADLTCDSDGKIDQFIDLRDVKSVLELHALEAGQPYYLGLFLNGAYQEIMGNLHNLFGDTNAVHIRLTPKGYQIEHLVRGDTMQEVLSYVQYEATSLLENIRRRTEQALAEQQITLEEAQHFLENYERSLRSYTYLVNPA, from the coding sequence ATGTCATCGGAAAAGCAAATCCTATCCTCTGAATCGGAATCATCCTGGACGATTGAGGACAGCGAAAATCTCTATCGCATTGAAGGTTGGGGTGACCCCTACTTTGGTATTAATGCGGCTGGCCACGTCACTGTTTCTCCCCGAGGCGATCGCGGTGGTTCCTTAGATTTGTTGGAACTGGTGCAGGCCCTAAGACAACGCAATATTGGTTTACCCCTCCTGCTCCGGTTTTCTGACATTTTAGAAGATCGCATTGAACGTCTCAATGCCTGTTTTGCCAAGGCGATCGCCCGCTATGGTTATAACGGCACCTATCGGGGAGTGTTTCCCGTTAAATGTAATCAACAACGCCATTTAATTGCGGATTTAATTCAATTTGGCCAACCCCACCAGTTTGGTTTGGAAGCAGGCTCTAAGCCAGAACTTTTAATTGCCCTGGCCATGCTTACTACCCCAAGTTCAACTACCCTCCCCGGGCCGCTATTGATCTGTAATGGGTATAAAGATCGAGGTTATATTGAAACCGCCATTTTAGCCCGACGGTTGGGCCACACCCCGATTATTGTCCTAGAGCAACCGGAAGAAGTCTCCCTGGTGATTCAAGCCAGTCAGACCCTCGGAGTTTCGCCAATTTTGGGGATACGGGCCAAACTGAGTGCCCAGGGGGTGGGTCGGTGGGGAACCTCCGCTGGCGATCGCGCCAAGTTTGGTCTGACCATTCCCGAGATTTTGGCAGCGGTGGCCCAACTACGCCAAGCGGGGATGCTAGATGCCTTACAACTGTTGCATTTTCACATTGGCTCCCAAATTTCTGCCATTAGCGTGATCAAGGATGCCCTGCGGGAAGCGGGTCAAATATATGGGGAACTGGTGCGCCTAGGGGCTAATATGGCTTATCTGGATGTGGGTGGTGGGTTGGGAGTAGACTACGATGGCTCTAAAACCAATTTCCATGCCTCCAAAAATTACAGTATGCAGAACTATGCCAGTGATGTGGTGGCAGAAATCAAGGAGGCCTGTGCTGAGCGGAATATTCCCGTCCCCACCTTAATTAGTGAAAGTGGCCGGGCGATCGCCTCCCATCAATCAGTATTGATCTTTGATGTGTTAGGAACCAGTAATGTACCAACAAGGATACCCGAAGCTGCCGAGAGCCAAGAGCATTTAATTATTCGCAATCTCTACGAAACCTACCAAGGAATTGATGTTCATAACTATCAAGAAGCCTATAACGATGCCCTCCAGTTCAAAAACGAAGCCATTAGTTTATTTAACTTTGGTTATTTAGGTTTACAGGAACGGGGTCGGGCTGAATCTCTATTTTGGGCCTGCTGTGCCAAAATTCTGGCGATCGCCCGCCAACAGGACTATGTGCCCGATGATCTGGAAGACCTAGAAAAGATCATGGCCTCAATTTACTACATTAACCTTTCAGTTTTTCAATCTGTCCCCGATAGCTGGGCCATTGATCAACTCTTTCCGATCATGCCCATTCATCGCCTGGATCAAGAACCCACAGAACGGGGCATCTTAGCGGATCTCACCTGTGATAGTGATGGCAAAATTGATCAGTTCATTGATCTGCGAGATGTGAAATCCGTTTTGGAACTCCACGCATTAGAAGCGGGGCAACCCTACTACTTAGGCCTCTTTCTGAATGGGGCCTATCAGGAGATTATGGGAAACTTGCATAATCTTTTTGGAGATACCAATGCGGTACATATTCGCCTCACCCCCAAGGGCTACCAAATTGAGCATTTAGTCCGGGGCGATACCATGCAAGAGGTCTTGAGCTATGTCCAGTACGAAGCCACCAGCCTCCTGGAAAATATTCGTCGCCGCACTGAACAGGCCCTTGCCGAGCAGCAAATTACCCTAGAGGAAGCCCAGCATTTTCTGGAAAATTATGAGCGGAGCCTTCGCAGTTACACGTACTTGGTTAATCCGGCTTAG
- a CDS encoding serine hydrolase — MDFFQANPALSVLAEQVLEATWQEFPWLDRQEIALTWLLYAPPISVNTGGSLTAEEFWQYPVQGFSYRGSAQIYPASVVKLFYLVAYHEWLQGNMLGADPELERAVRDMIVDSSNDATGLVMDMLSGTTSGPALASGPFQTWQYQRNIVNRYFQSLGWPELDGINVNQKTWCDGPYGREEQFVGSDRHNRNRLSTNATARLIHSIVGGVAVSAQASQEMLGLMSRSLVKADLEADPENQVQGFLGEGVPDSAKVWSKAGLTSWVRHDAAYIELPDRCPYTLVVFLDSKPASTNGAVLPFISRQFAERIPPLEGTGIL, encoded by the coding sequence ATGGATTTTTTTCAGGCGAATCCAGCCCTATCGGTTTTGGCAGAGCAGGTTTTAGAGGCGACTTGGCAGGAATTTCCCTGGTTGGATCGGCAGGAGATCGCCCTAACCTGGCTACTCTATGCCCCACCCATCTCCGTGAATACCGGTGGTTCTCTGACGGCAGAGGAGTTTTGGCAATACCCGGTGCAGGGATTTAGCTATCGCGGGTCGGCCCAAATTTACCCGGCCAGTGTGGTTAAACTTTTTTATTTGGTGGCCTACCATGAATGGCTTCAGGGAAATATGCTGGGTGCGGATCCAGAGTTGGAGCGGGCCGTCCGGGATATGATTGTGGACTCCAGTAATGATGCCACGGGCCTGGTGATGGATATGTTGAGTGGTACGACAAGTGGCCCAGCCCTGGCCTCGGGCCCGTTTCAAACCTGGCAGTATCAGCGCAATATTGTGAATCGTTATTTTCAATCCCTGGGGTGGCCCGAACTTGATGGCATTAATGTCAATCAGAAAACCTGGTGTGATGGCCCCTACGGCCGGGAAGAGCAGTTTGTCGGCAGCGATCGCCATAATCGAAATCGCCTTTCCACCAATGCCACTGCCCGCCTAATCCACAGTATTGTCGGTGGTGTGGCCGTCTCTGCCCAGGCATCCCAGGAGATGCTGGGTTTAATGAGCCGCAGTCTAGTTAAGGCGGATTTGGAGGCGGATCCGGAAAATCAAGTCCAGGGATTTTTGGGGGAAGGGGTGCCGGATTCAGCAAAGGTGTGGTCGAAGGCCGGTCTCACAAGTTGGGTACGCCATGATGCAGCCTATATTGAACTGCCTGATCGTTGTCCCTATACCCTTGTTGTCTTTTTAGACAGTAAACCGGCCAGTACCAATGGGGCCGTGTTGCCCTTTATCTCCCGTCAGTTTGCGGAGCGGATTCCCCCCCTAGAGGGTACCGGAATACTGTAA
- the thiS gene encoding sulfur carrier protein ThiS, with translation MHQIDHQVIVTVNGLQESVASGLSMPVFCKTLGYNPRLIAIEYNGEILHRQYWDTTVVKSGDRLEIVTIVGGG, from the coding sequence ATGCACCAAATCGATCATCAGGTTATTGTCACTGTTAATGGTCTTCAAGAATCGGTTGCCTCTGGTCTCTCTATGCCTGTGTTTTGTAAAACTTTGGGCTATAACCCCCGGTTGATTGCCATTGAGTACAATGGCGAGATTCTCCACCGTCAATACTGGGATACAACGGTTGTCAAGTCCGGCGATCGCCTTGAAATTGTCACGATTGTCGGCGGGGGCTAG
- the psaK gene encoding photosystem I reaction center subunit PsaK encodes MLLATLPDTSWSPSVGLVVIVCNLFAIVIGRYTIQGRGKGPGLPVSLPAMFEGFGLPELLATTSFGHVLAAGVVSGLQYSGTL; translated from the coding sequence ATGTTATTAGCCACATTGCCCGATACCAGTTGGTCTCCTAGTGTGGGACTCGTGGTGATTGTCTGCAATTTATTTGCCATCGTCATTGGTCGCTATACGATTCAAGGTCGCGGGAAAGGGCCCGGTCTACCGGTTTCGTTGCCTGCCATGTTTGAAGGATTTGGCCTCCCGGAACTGTTGGCAACCACCAGTTTTGGCCATGTGTTGGCCGCTGGTGTCGTCAGTGGTTTACAGTATTCCGGTACCCTCTAG
- the pdxH gene encoding pyridoxamine 5'-phosphate oxidase — protein MTVTIADLRRDYRLQRLLETDVDSHPLGQFQAWFADAVRSQLPEPNAMTLATLGLDGMPAARMVLLKDVDEQGFVFFTNYRSRKGLELAQNPLAALVFWWAELERQVRIEGHVTPISPSQSDRYFQTRPLGSQWGAWASDQSQVLDSYQHLEEKLEVVKATYGEANVPRPKHWGGYRLEPRLVEFWQGRTNRLHDRLCYTKADETWQIQRLFP, from the coding sequence ATGACTGTGACAATTGCAGATCTGCGGCGTGATTATCGCTTGCAACGCCTTTTGGAAACTGATGTAGACTCCCACCCCTTGGGACAGTTTCAAGCTTGGTTTGCCGACGCGGTGCGCTCCCAACTGCCTGAACCCAATGCCATGACCCTGGCGACCCTCGGCTTAGATGGAATGCCCGCTGCGCGGATGGTACTCCTTAAAGATGTTGATGAACAGGGATTTGTATTCTTTACGAATTACCGGAGTCGTAAGGGGTTAGAACTGGCCCAAAACCCCTTGGCTGCCCTAGTCTTTTGGTGGGCAGAACTGGAGCGGCAGGTACGCATTGAAGGGCATGTGACTCCCATTAGTCCCTCCCAATCCGATCGCTATTTTCAGACCCGTCCCCTCGGTAGCCAGTGGGGAGCTTGGGCCTCGGATCAAAGTCAAGTTTTGGACAGTTATCAACACCTTGAGGAAAAACTTGAAGTCGTCAAAGCCACCTATGGAGAAGCCAATGTGCCTCGGCCCAAACACTGGGGAGGGTATCGCCTAGAGCCACGACTGGTTGAATTTTGGCAGGGCCGAACCAATCGTCTGCATGATCGCCTCTGTTATACCAAGGCAGATGAGACGTGGCAGATTCAGCGATTATTTCCCTAA
- a CDS encoding TM2 domain-containing protein, whose translation MNSDISGKKIAAGICGILLGALGIHKFVLGYTTEGLVMLLVTILTCGFGGAVMGVIGLIEGIIYLTKSDEDFYSLYMQGKKGWF comes from the coding sequence ATGAACTCTGATATTTCCGGAAAGAAGATTGCTGCTGGAATTTGTGGCATTCTCTTAGGTGCATTAGGGATTCATAAGTTTGTTTTGGGCTATACCACTGAGGGGTTGGTGATGCTTTTAGTCACTATCCTGACCTGTGGCTTTGGTGGGGCTGTCATGGGCGTGATTGGACTGATTGAAGGAATTATCTATCTAACCAAGAGTGATGAAGACTTTTACAGCTTATATATGCAAGGTAAAAAAGGCTGGTTTTAG
- a CDS encoding DUF2752 domain-containing protein, protein MLTFSDAVLNASERYTRWGFLGLTLTPVVGAVVLNHGYDPGVSFCPMLNLTGIPCPGCGMTRSFMAMVRGEVDQAISFHLFGPALLTTFLGLAIFLAIELYQGKKIARTPFHFLTKFRVWVYIFAIYFVYYGIRLFSLFRTGEFYINPFILS, encoded by the coding sequence ATGCTGACTTTTTCAGATGCGGTTCTTAATGCGTCAGAGCGGTACACCCGCTGGGGATTTCTAGGATTAACGCTTACTCCAGTGGTTGGGGCAGTCGTTCTCAATCATGGGTATGATCCCGGGGTTAGTTTCTGTCCCATGCTGAATTTAACGGGGATTCCCTGCCCTGGCTGTGGTATGACCCGATCCTTTATGGCAATGGTGAGGGGGGAGGTAGACCAGGCGATCTCCTTTCACCTATTTGGCCCAGCGTTATTAACCACATTTTTGGGTTTAGCGATCTTTTTGGCGATCGAACTCTATCAAGGTAAGAAAATAGCCCGCACCCCGTTTCATTTTCTGACTAAATTTAGGGTATGGGTGTACATTTTTGCCATATATTTTGTTTACTATGGTATTCGCCTGTTTAGTTTATTTCGCACAGGTGAATTTTACATTAACCCTTTTATTCTGAGCTAG
- a CDS encoding GuaB3 family IMP dehydrogenase-related protein, which yields MDIQLGRNRLARRAYGIDEIALVPGRRTLDPQLARPHWHIGSLEFEIPIIASAMDGVVDVDIAIKLTRLGALGVLNLEGIQTRYADPDPILDQIAQVDVADFVPLMQSLYAEPIQPDLIRQRIRDIKAGGGIAAVSLTPAGASRFGDIVAEAEADLLFVQATVVSTAHLSPEIITPLDLAQFCEKMPMPVVLGNCVTYDVALSLMKAGAAAVLVGIGPGAACTSRGVLGVGVPQATAIADCAAARQDFYQTTGNYVPIIADGGLVTGGDVCKCIACGADAVMMGSPLARASEAPGRGYHWGMATPSPVLPRGTRIRVGTTGTLEQILRGPAQLDDGTHNFLGALQTSMGTLGAKDIQEMQQVDIIIAPSLLTEGKVYQKAQKLGMGR from the coding sequence ATGGATATTCAACTTGGCCGCAATCGGCTGGCCCGTCGCGCCTACGGTATTGACGAAATTGCCCTAGTCCCAGGGCGGCGCACCCTTGATCCCCAGTTAGCTCGTCCCCATTGGCACATTGGTTCCCTAGAATTTGAAATTCCGATCATCGCCAGTGCTATGGATGGGGTGGTAGACGTGGACATTGCCATTAAACTCACTCGGTTGGGGGCCCTAGGGGTACTCAACCTAGAAGGAATCCAAACCCGCTATGCGGATCCTGACCCCATCTTGGATCAAATTGCCCAGGTGGATGTGGCAGACTTTGTACCCCTGATGCAGTCCCTCTACGCTGAACCCATTCAACCGGACTTAATTCGGCAACGGATTCGGGACATCAAAGCAGGGGGAGGCATTGCCGCAGTGAGCTTAACCCCGGCGGGTGCCAGTCGCTTTGGCGATATTGTGGCGGAGGCAGAAGCCGATCTGCTCTTTGTCCAGGCCACGGTCGTCTCGACGGCCCACCTATCCCCAGAAATTATTACGCCTCTAGACCTGGCCCAATTCTGTGAAAAAATGCCCATGCCCGTGGTCTTGGGAAATTGTGTCACCTATGATGTTGCCCTGAGCCTGATGAAAGCGGGGGCCGCTGCTGTCCTCGTGGGCATTGGCCCAGGGGCCGCCTGTACCTCCCGTGGTGTTCTAGGGGTGGGGGTTCCCCAGGCAACGGCGATCGCCGATTGTGCTGCCGCCCGTCAAGACTTTTATCAGACCACTGGAAATTATGTCCCGATTATTGCCGATGGCGGCTTAGTCACCGGCGGAGATGTGTGTAAATGTATTGCTTGTGGTGCCGATGCGGTGATGATGGGGTCTCCCCTTGCCCGGGCCAGTGAAGCACCCGGCCGGGGCTACCATTGGGGTATGGCCACGCCCAGCCCCGTCCTACCCCGAGGAACCCGGATTCGGGTGGGTACGACTGGAACCCTAGAGCAGATTTTACGGGGGCCGGCCCAGCTTGATGATGGTACCCATAACTTTTTAGGGGCCCTGCAAACCAGTATGGGAACCCTAGGGGCAAAGGATATTCAGGAAATGCAGCAGGTTGATATTATTATTGCTCCCTCCCTCCTCACCGAAGGAAAAGTTTATCAAAAAGCACAAAAACTAGGAATGGGTCGCTAA
- a CDS encoding CD225/dispanin family protein, whose protein sequence is MTSSPNQNVPNYLVPAILTTICCCVPFGIVAIVYASQVNGKLAAGDYSGALEASSKAKLWCWLSFGTGLVVSLVVILIQVLAVVGTGGFD, encoded by the coding sequence ATGACATCTTCACCCAATCAAAATGTACCCAATTACCTTGTTCCTGCAATCTTGACGACGATTTGTTGTTGTGTGCCCTTCGGCATCGTTGCCATCGTCTATGCCTCTCAAGTTAATGGTAAACTTGCAGCGGGTGATTATTCGGGGGCATTGGAAGCATCGAGTAAGGCAAAACTGTGGTGCTGGCTTTCCTTTGGGACTGGGTTAGTTGTCAGTCTTGTCGTTATTCTTATTCAAGTCCTAGCAGTCGTTGGTACAGGTGGCTTTGACTAA